The DNA window TAAGATGTAtttagttgagatgacaaatctatataacaaattatatatgaCATCTTATCTGAAAATAAAATTCTACAAAGACAAACTcgattgaaaataaatattgaaaatatcataCTGAATATAGAGAGCAATTTCTTTTTCCCAAAATCCCAATTTCAACAAGAAATGACCCAATATATGTAACAAGGCCCAAGCTCAAAAGCTCAAACACTGAAACTAAATTTGGCTCAGGGATATATAATGTTAGCGTCTGTGAGTTCCACTTGTCTGGTTAAGCCTGTTTGAGAGCTATATGTTTAATCTGTGAAGATTAATCgcttttaaaaagtaataaaaacaacgttctaaaaaatttaaaatagtactaataatttgaaataaataaacactAATATCAATCTAAATAAACGAAAATAAATGGCCAAAAATGTTCATTTCATTATATCATGAAAGGTTTTAGgaataatgacaaaaaaaatgaaCTCTAATTCGATGATACAATGCAATTATTGAGATGGGCCGAGTCATGATTTTCTAATCTTCGTAATTTATAAGGAATTTTAACTTGATCTAAACCATTTATCTCCCAATTTGGGCcaagaaaaaattgaattaagaaTGGAGAACAAAGcccaataaaatcatttaaaatgaaGAACATTACACACTTACTCTTATTGCAAGTTATAAATACAACAAGATGTGGAATGGAATTTAGTTGATTAGTGATTACCCTCAATCTCCAACATTTCACACATCCTAAAGGGTTTTGGATTACATCATAAAAAATCAAGGATGTCAACTGATAAATTCACGTCGAATCCAAACCCGTCAAACTCAGACCAGTCACACATTTTCCTCGTGTCATAATCCAATCCTTCGAAGAATTGTTCCGTCTCAAAGCTCGGGAACGATGGAAATTGGAAACAATCAACAACCGAATCAAAATTCTTGGGGGAATCAAACGGAGATGAACAATGTTTCACCATCAATCTTTCTTCCTTTTTCGGTTCCACCGTCAATGTTTCGAGTATTTCATTAGAAGAAAACATCGACAGTTGATCCCCATCTCCAATAAGATCAATACCCGTCTCTAAGGTTTCTTGAATTCCAACTACTCCTTCTCCATCCTCATCTCCGTGTTCAAGTTTTAACACCATTTTTGGAACCTTGGATTGAATACATGTGTGCCTACCCTTGTATGTGACCTCAAACAATGAAAGGTCTTCATCCGATCTCTGAACTTGTTTCGTGGCCAAGCAACCTTGGACGTGTCTATGAGTGCATCGATAATATGctctaataaataaaacaataatagaGTTTAgtaaactaaataattatttactctcattagacaaaaaaaaaaaaaaaaaaaaaaaaccttatataggaatatttataactttacaatatagtaaaaaaaaaataaaaaagagtcatcaataaacatgaaaaaaaaatgaagatcaAACATTTATGTTTTGTCGGACCAAACTTTATGGAGTCATTAAAGTCTTAGATGGGGACAATTGCAataacttttttctttcttatggTAAAGCCTGCCAACAAGCCTTCAAATaggtttagtttatttttatttttatttttttatctaaagtTTTAAGTTTGGATTCACATTAACAACAACTTATGTTCATCAATAATTCAATagaataaaagttttaaaaaaaaaatggatatatttttaatattttatttgaattatgattcTTATCCAATCaagcttaaaatattatattacctTGGGAAATTAGCTCCATGAATATCCTTCTGGCCATATTTTCTCCAACTAAACCCATCAAGAATCCCTGCTCCTTCACTAGCTCTCACTAGTTGACTCCATTTCTGCATTTTCTTTCTGCAAATGAAGAACAAAATCTTCAATTATAAGCTCCTTATGAtcataaatctaataaaaaccaagaaattaagaaaaaccCACCTCTTATTGGAAGCAAGAATGTCTGGATCAGATAAAGCCTTTCTCTTCCGACTACAACCATTTGAATTAGCTTGCCGGAGCTCCGGCGAAGAAGGTGAAATAACACAATTGATCATTGAAATTGCTTTGTCATATGAAGAAACAATCTTTTGAAGGAGGGATTCACATAATTGATGATGATTGAGCTGTTTCTTCAACTCCTCTGCTAATTCTCTTCCTAAATTTAGCTCACTGATCAGAGTTGCTTTTTCCATTGCAATGAAGAGATTAGAATGAtgggaaaatggttaaaaacaTGTCTTATTATATAATGGCAGTGGAGGATATTGTGGAAAAACCATTAACCAATCATCTGACCATTTCAAAGAGACAAATGACAAAAGTGGGCCTTACTATGCAAGTGTAAACCCACACCCACATGTTAAGAAAATCATtggatttcatttttttttatcatttcatGTCTTCTCAAAAATGTTTTTacttattgaattttaaatttaaatttaaaaaatatttactatttataaatttgtaaaattgagAGTTTATTATATAGaatgtgaaatatatatatatatatatgtatatatatatgaattgatagtataaattaataacaatatatataagctttaataaaatgaaaaattattttagtggaactgctttatatagtttttattatttttattgctgttatttttgttttaaataaatttgaaaattatattatttagtaataatttttaaatagtgaaaaagttaaaatttcaaCTTCTTAAAGTTAAGAATGAGAAAAACATTAGGAGATTAGGaatgaaagaacaaagaaaaatctttttaatttcATTCACTCTTTTAAATTCACCATTCCtctatattgatttatattgatttaGTATTTAATCtggaatttatttattttatagaattttaaagttcaattaatcattattgagaaagagaaaaagaaaggaaagaacGGACCAAGAATCTTCCGAGACTTCTTCTCTCCTACCTGCACGCTACTTCTCAGTTCACACTTCCTATTCActataagagcttgtttgattttgattatttagaaataaaaaaagaaaaaaaatgaatttttatgtatatattatctaaatacctttgtttataataaatagtaaaattataaaatattaaataagaataatttgatattttatttaataaattaaataaaatttttgagtaaaatcaaaaaataaccCAGATGAGAGCAGCTTAGTAACAGATAAGTGAAGTGTGAacacaatcaaatttaaaaaaaatatatatatgaaaatcatttagatattatatatatttgttaattatataatatatatatatataattataatgatgtttaattttaaaatattcgaatTACCGTGTCGAGAGttgtaattaatttagatacatatgtgagagtaaatggatacttgagtcgaattgtgggttgacctgtctataaacttaaaacagttaaaaataaaattaaaaatattatatatatatttcaaacttgcaccctaacaaaaataagtacaacattttaagcaactaaactaataagactttatattttaaattaaacactaaattaatttgataaactaatatatatatatatatatatatatatatataaataatgatacttaattttaaagtgtctgaattgtcgagttaagagctgtgattaatttggatatatacgtgagagtaaatggatacttgggtcggattgtgggctgacccgctcataaacttaatatggttaaaaataaaattaaaaactgtatatatgtttcgaacttaaaatctaacaaaacaagtacaacattttaaccaaatGTGACTAGGATGTGGTTTGCCAAAGAATAATAGGCATGTATCAATTGAatgtggttaaaaaatatgaatcaaatatttgattgactgaagtgtgaagtcacgacggtaaatgtttaaaaatatgaatcaaatatttgattgaccaaaatgaTAGTGTAAGGTTACGAAATTAGAGGtttattcggaaaaaatatattatgagatatgtgagaagataagttgttttactgaagtgaataaaatatgtaatgagagtgttttattttttattttaatatattattcgtaatttattaaaaaattaaatatatattattaatttttttatatatttttatccgtataTATCGCacgaaaatattttaatttaaataaaaatataacccatttatataatattatatatatttagttatcatttttttctcatcTTCACTTTCCTCCATACACGTAGTTTTAGATATGGTTTCAAAATAACACCAAACcctagaaagagagaaaagtttTGGAGATTTTTAAGGAAGCGCGATCGACATAGGCGGCACGATCGGTACGGCGACACAATAGGCACATTCACGACACGGTCGGCATAGGCGACACAATATTGTCTTTGAGTCGAAAGTCATAAAATCGGCGTCGAAATCAGCATTGATCAAAGGAGTCTCAATCAGCACATGAggcacgacacgatcggcacggacGACACAATAGGCACAGGCGGCACATCCCGATTTACACGGACAACACGATATTGTATTAACCAAAATAAGCGTGATCGGCACAGGCGGCACGACACGATCATCAAGGGTGGAACAATAGGCACAGACGACACGACCCGATCTGCACGGACGACACGATATTGTTTAGCGGTGTTCTGTTGTGTAGTTGGCTTTAACTGTTATTTCTGGTTTTTGGTTTCTTTTGGCTGTTTTTTTATCTACTGGTTGCGGTTTACTGTGCAGTTTGCTCCTCAATTAGGCTGGCCTAGGTTGGGTGGCTTTGTTGCCTCCTTTATTATCATCTACTACTACAGATTACTGTTGTTGATTTCTGATGCAAGTCTAATTTGTTGATAGTTGCTAAATCATTTGGTTGTCTACTGCGCAGGCTGAGCCACGATAAACCTACGTTCGACCAGCCTCCTCAACCGAACTAAAAGCATAAGGAAAGATAAAGGGAATCTAGAGAAATTGGTTGAAAGGGCTGCCACTTCTTCAAGGTGTCCGACCGGTCACAACGCTGCTGATGCAGATATTGCTAACTTCAATCCTACTGTTGCATCGACCACTCACATGGTTGGTCTATCAATCGGTCGCGCTCATGACCCGACTCATCTCCCAACTGGCCATGACGCCCCTCCCTTGACCGGTCATGTATCCTCTACACCGACCGTCGTGATTGTTGTCAACCAAACCAGTAGCGCTACTCCTTCGATAGGTCATGTCGCTGCCACTCTAACCGGTCACGATGATGTTTTTCCAGTTGGGCTCACCTCAAACAATACGGCATGTCATGACATCCCCACCCTGACCGCTCAAATCCCCGATAAGTCGTGGACCATGGGACGAAATAAAATCGCAAATCTGGCGGGCATTAAGAACCAAATTCTCAAATCCCTAACCCAGTTCCAAAGGCATGAACTTGTCATGACCAATGAAAGGAGCGAGCAAATCATTtgccaattcaaaatccgatttGAGCAAGATTAGAACTCATTCGACAAAACCGAATACGAGGAAATCGTTATGTGGTCGGTTAGTGTCATGAGGGAGTTCTACAAGTTCCCCAAAACCTATGCCTACACTACACAAATAAATGCAAACCGAACATGGCAAACCAATAAGGTTTGGGGGAAAATGGGACAGCTAATGGAGGCAAGTTCAATGTGGATCCTAGCCTAAAAATTAAAACGCTCGAACAACCGCTCCAAATCGAACTCACCCTAGAAATTGAAGAGGAATGTGTCAACGATTGGAAGCGAGTTGTCGTCGGTCACTTAATGGGCACCAACAAGGCCTCATTCCAAGACATCAAGGCCGCCCTTTTCCTACAATGGAGCGAAAATAGACttaaaaaaagtcaaagtcaacgactttggctatttcttcctcacttttggCACGGAGACCAAAGCCCAAGTTATTGCCGACTCATATTTCACATTCATGTTCAGCTTATATTTCAAGTTTGCCAaatggaatgaagaaatggaCAACAATAGCAAACCTCCACAATCTGAACAAGTGTGGGTGAGACTAAGAAACATTCCACCGCACCTTTGTAATGAAAAAGCACTTGCCTACCTCACCGGACTCATTGAAAAGCCGCTTAAGCTCGATCCCAACTTTGAATCGTTTGAACGAGTCACATTTTCTCGCGTTTGCATTGAGATCGATTCAACGAGTACAAAACcggaaaaatttaagttaaGATGCCGGAATGGAAACATGGTTTTCATTGAGGTCATGTACGAGCAGTCGGAAAAAGATGACGAGAAAAGCAAAAGAAACCCGTAGCCATTCCCGAATAAGAGAATCTCAAGGTGGTTAAGAAATCCTATATCGAAATCCTTAAAGCAAATGAAAACCACAACGAACACGTGAACGAGAACCAAACTGATCCCGATCCCACCGAGCCTGAAACCGAGGCCCTTTTCCCACTAATTAGGTTCGAAAAACCCGACATCGACGTGGATGATAGCGAAAGCCAAAACATCTCAAAAACCATGAGATTCGAAACCAAAAAAAGCCGCAACGTTGTCAAAGAAACCACCTTAAGGGAAACAACTCATACGCTCAACTCCAAACTCAagcccaaaagaaaaaaattgacaaaagaaGATAACGAAGACAAAGAAACTGGAACTCTATCCGGAAATATATCCCCAAAAGACATAAAGGTGACAAGataaaaggaaagaaagaacaagggCAAAGACAAGAGAGACGAGTCTGAGGAAATCAACCTCTAtcgtcttgttttagttgattaatTGTTAGTTTCATTCCTTATTCACTTTTGTATTATGATTTCATGTTCGTGTGCGTTTCTTAGGCCAAATGTGGATTCCTTATATCTGTCGTGTGTTGATTTTGAGCAAACTGTTGTAAGCTTAATTTCAGCTCTTGTACTCCTTTTACCATTTTcgggtctttttaattaatggcgtaaaccatttctcaaaataaaaaaataaaaacttcaaACCTTAATatcattatcaaataataaaattattttttcagccAACTTAATTATCAACTTAATTATTGTCATATTCAAATTCCCTCCTTTATCCTTTCTTTATttataagagaatatatattgAGAAGTAAATGACAacgttttatattttatatttatatatttgcacaagtaattatataaaaattcaaaaaaaaatttaattaaaaattgattttataatttaattcaatatttttatctaattattaaaaaaaatgacaaacttacttttatctactcgttttatattttttttaaacctacccaaaatcatataatttgaaaacattcattatgtgaaaataaaaatattttcgataaaacaaatttttaaacattaaattttggatcaaattactaatcaaatataaagttctatctaatattacttattattatatacttatttgaaaaaataagaatattaaaacaatcaTCTGACCAAtccatttaagtttttatactttttatatctataatgattttgattatttaataactaaattcGAGGTTGCATTGTTAAACATTCTTACACATTTAGGCATAAACCTTTAGGTttttttat is part of the Impatiens glandulifera chromosome 1, dImpGla2.1, whole genome shotgun sequence genome and encodes:
- the LOC124921599 gene encoding probable WRKY transcription factor 30, with the translated sequence MEKATLISELNLGRELAEELKKQLNHHQLCESLLQKIVSSYDKAISMINCVISPSSPELRQANSNGCSRKRKALSDPDILASNKRKKMQKWSQLVRASEGAGILDGFSWRKYGQKDIHGANFPRAYYRCTHRHVQGCLATKQVQRSDEDLSLFEVTYKGRHTCIQSKVPKMVLKLEHGDEDGEGVVGIQETLETGIDLIGDGDQLSMFSSNEILETLTVEPKKEERLMVKHCSSPFDSPKNFDSVVDCFQFPSFPSFETEQFFEGLDYDTRKMCDWSEFDGFGFDVNLSVDILDFL